From the Montipora capricornis isolate CH-2021 chromosome 2, ASM3666992v2, whole genome shotgun sequence genome, one window contains:
- the LOC138039115 gene encoding LWamide neuropeptides-like, producing MMNWLLIAFTTVFVLSQVTSDPLGRKLIKDQTGSKTAHVGSVKPWLKSFKDKSKRSVEEPSKENDQACIPGIWGCKREVKAKETDQACIPGIWGCKREVKAKKTDQACIPGIWGCKREVKAKETDQACIPGIWGCKREVKAKETDQACIPGIWGCKREVKAKKTDQACIPGIWGCKREVAENEARKNINVETDY from the coding sequence atgATGAATTGGTTACTGATTGCTTTCACAACAGTCTTCGTCCTTTCACAAGTTACAAGCGATCCCCTTGGCAGGAAGTTAATTAAAGATCAGACCGGTTCCAAAACAGCTCACGTTGGTTCAGTGAAGCCCTGGTTAAAGTCATTCAAAGACAAGAGTAAACGTTCTGTGGAAGAaccaagcaaagaaaatgaccaGGCATGTATACCAGGGATCTGGGGCTGCAAACGAGAAGTGAAGGCCAAGGAAACCGACCAGGCATGTATACCAGGGATCTGGGGCTGCAAACGAGAAGTGAAGGCCAAGAAAACCGACCAGGCATGTATACCAGGGATCTGGGGCTGCAAACGAGAAGTGAAGGCCAAGGAAACCGACCAGGCATGTATACCAGGGATCTGGGGCTGCAAACGAGAAGTGAAGGCCAAGGAAACCGACCAGGCATGTATACCAGGGATCTGGGGCTGCAAACGAGAAGTGAAAGCCAAGAAAACCGACCAGGCATGTATACCAGGGATCTGGGGCTGCAAACGAGAGGTTGCAGAAAACGAGGCAAGAAAAAATATCAACGTGGAAACCGATTACTGA